One window of the Rhizobiaceae bacterium genome contains the following:
- a CDS encoding ETC complex I subunit — MSARIYSPAKTAMQSGKAKTGHWVLEFDPEQRRKIDPLMGYTTSGDMKSQIRLTFDTREEAIAYATREGIAFRVQEPKEGKRRQISYSDNFRYDRKTPWTH, encoded by the coding sequence ATGTCCGCGCGTATCTACAGCCCCGCAAAAACCGCCATGCAGTCCGGCAAGGCCAAGACCGGCCATTGGGTGTTGGAGTTCGATCCCGAGCAGCGCCGCAAGATCGATCCCCTGATGGGCTACACGACGTCCGGCGACATGAAGAGCCAGATCCGCCTCACTTTCGATACCCGGGAGGAAGCGATCGCCTATGCCACGCGCGAGGGCATAGCGTTCCGCGTGCAGGAGCCGAAGGAGGGCAAGCGCCGTCAGATTTCCTATTCCGACAATTTCCGGTATGACCGGAAAACGCCCTGGACGCACTGA